gatcGGGGACACTGAAATTGTTTGGGCCGGTGGGGAGTGATCTGGTGTATATTTCACGGGTATTCTTGAGACTCCGGGGAATGATTTGGCATATACCTCAGGAGTCCTTGGTAGCCTACTCTTGGCTTCTAGTAGGTTTGTATAACGGTTATTGGGTGCCAGTGTCTGTATTTTATGTGGGCTCGAAGGATCCTATGTGTGTATCTATGCATTTATGTGATGGCTAGGTATTGTGTTATATAACCACATGGTATGGATCATATGTCgtttatgtatatgagactgaCGTGTGTTTCCATATTCGACATGATATGCATGATGTTCAGGAAAAGTCTGGTCATAtccattttttgttgtttttatgcaTTTGCCAAACCTTATGGCTTactttgaaaaatgtgttttgatgaaACATAAGAAAGTGTATTTCTTTAGGGATGTTGTTGTCCAGTGTAGAAGGCACGAACCCAATGGTTGTCTAGATGTCGAgtaatgattttcttttggCTCTGAGTTATTTATGCCTTCATATATCATTCTATGGATGTTTCCCTTTGCTATATAttactgagccttgtggctcagtttgtttcttttgtcattccaggaaAGTGGAAAATAGATATTTGGGGTGAGTTttggttagatgtgtacagagatgtcccagCCTCAAGATTTATGAATGTAATTTTGAGGGCACGAGTAGAgtgtttcattttgtatttaaagtcatagtacccttttattttgaaaatatatgggTGGTAAGGCCGAGATGATGATGTAAAGAatgttgtaatatttattatggcTCCTATTAATATAGAGTAAATatagaaatgaaaattattttttgaaaattttgagtatttttgtatctgtattcattttgaatGGACATTCTCtcggatttcctatgctagtggAAAAATTTAGGAGCAGGAGttgacatttatttttaaattaaactctctcgTGCATCGCACGGGTTTACCACTAGTTTAGATTTAAGAGACATGTTAGTTGGAGTCGATCATGTTATCCAAGAAGGCTTATGAATACTCTTTGAAATGTTAAGCATGGGCTCAATCTTTAGTTATGAAATTATCAGAATTTATTGAATTGAAGTATTTGTTGGGTATCGAGATGTacctttttaataaaaaaaaagatagagaaagaagTTAAGTATGTTAGGTTGTCTCCAATGTAGTTAAATTTCCCTCACTAAGTCAAAATTTTAACAATGGGGATGACCGAAGTTGTTCCAATGTAGCTTGCCATCCTTGAAATCGCTTTTTATCTAACTAGCAAAAGCCACATCCCTCATCTTTTTTTGGCAATCCCATTGTTCACTGCAGCCCTCGCCATCTCTTTCCACAATAGTCATCGCGAGAGGCATTGCCATCGTTGTAGTCATTGTAATTGCAAATATCATTGTTGAAGCACGAAGCTCCGGTGAAAAAGACAAACATGATTGTCGTCGGCTATGAAGACAACTATTGAAGGCGATATGACATGAACGAAAAAGAATTATGGCTagaaaagatgaagaataaGTTGAATGGGGAAAACAAATCGCAGGAGGAGACGAGGGGAGAATAGATCGAATAAGGAGAACAAATTGTTGAAATATTACTTTtaacatattaatattttaaaattattattttgtaattaatttgaaaaaatttgttaaataattttattttaaaaatattagttaattgATTCTAAGagtatattaaataatattaaaatttaatacaataatatttattattaaattaaaaaataaatattaaatttttatagtagtgAAAATGATATgttaggtaaaaaaaaatagaattaaaatttattaataaataaataaaatagtaaatcaAATAGAGAATGTGATATGAAGTGTCTTGGgagtaaacataatttttgaaataaaaaaataataaaaaataaattgatgagTAAAATAGAGAATGCAATTTGAGATAGACTTAATAATTTGTGGAGGTGGCAGCGAATctagaataatttttgaatatttgaacAAATATGgtagaagatttagaaaaaaaaataatactattcaTTTAGATTAGAAATAGATTTTTAGTCTAAATGAAACTTTTTTATTGAACAATAAAAATGTGAGACTTTTTTGTTGAACAATGAAAAGGTGATACTAAAGtaggggtgttcgcggtgcggtttggtcgatctgaatcattttcagcacgtCAAACTGCTAGTGcggtttttcaaccaaatcagaccgcggtctggtttgggttCGGCTAAACCGTAATttgaaatgctacttaaaatcactaaaaaagatatttaaaaatagtaaataaagacacaaatattggtaaataaagacaattaaatataaataaataagagtaaaaaataaaaataaaatagtgtaaaaaataaataggatgtggctgccaattattagatttttataataataatttttttataatttttttttattttttggatggtTCGATTTAAAAGAGAACCGTCAACTGTCCAAACCACAAATCGTGCAGTTTGAACAGAATTCAAACTGTTTtcaattgccaaaaaaaaaaattgatcggTTCGGTTTGTTTTGGTTCGATTTGACCGATTTTTGTGGTGTactgatttttttgaacacccctacaCTAATGACAGATTTTCAgataaatagtattattttagaaaaaataaaaaataaaaaataaaacagagaTTTAAGAACGCGGGAGGGAGGCGGGGGCGGCGATCTCGAATAACGCGTGGTCCATCGGGAATATGACCCACCAGAATTAAAGCCCACCCATGCTCCGCGTCTAATCTTATcccaattccaattccaattccaattccaattcaaTCCATTCTGTTCTATATACAAAGCATATTCTCCTTCTCCCCATCTCTTCATCCACACAATTCTTATTTTCactattcttcttctctctttcttcagaTTCTCTCCATCCTTTCCAGGTCCAAGGGAAACTAAGCTACGTCCATTAGCCATGGCCGATTTGGTCGACAAGGCGAAGCAGTTCGTGGCGGAGAAGGTGGCCAACATTCCGATGCCGGAGGCCACCATCAACGACCTCGATTTCAAAGACATCGACCGCTCCGGCGTCACCTACGCCGCCAAGGTCGACGTCAATAACCCCTACATTGTCCCGATCCCCATCTGCGAGATCTCTTTCGTCCTCAAAAGCTCCGGCAGGTAGATCTATCTCGATCTGTCtcctatatacatacataattaAACCGCGATTCTTCTTCTAGTACTAATTCAATATCTACGAGGAAGATGAAACTCTGATGAGATTTAATTCCGCAATTACTCGTATGGCAACCGCTGCAAATTGAGGATTTGTGAAATTTTATGGAGCTTCAACGAGCATCATTATTCGGAGAATTATACAGGAGTTAATCAATGCTATTATACTTTAAGATCTCATTAAGGCGATACCGCAGTCTTTTGAAATTTCTCTCACACTGGGAATTccctttttaatttcatttgcaGATTACGAAATTATGCATGTGTTCATGATGTGGTCACCAATTAAGACTCAGTCCAAAGCTGACCCGGTCATGTcagaacaatattttatatttcttaacttttaaaattttacttgatttaggattttattttatattattttaatacttcttaagttttaaaattttacttgatttagaattcaatttaatgtttctacttgatttaatttaagattctacttcatgttggattatgatttatttctattaggattttagttggattttgtttacaaatattagatggatttggattagcgaaatactataaatatgtctaggattcagagtttgtaatcaaatttttcttaatcaaatttcaacaatttatttggattttcttaACAAAATAGTCTTATTTTTACGTTTTCTTGAAAGTCAAGATTCGGCCATTGAaatttgctctttcaagggtttattttagtgtatttttttaCACACACGCTATATGCTGTGTCAGTTCTAAAACACAAAATGTATAAACTGAATATATTGAAGTGCTCAATTGAAATCGATGGAGTAACTCAATTTAAACAAATTAGAAAGGAATCGATGTGTTGTATAGACAACTTATTATCAAGATCATGTGGATGCTttcattttcaacaaataaGCTGCAATTAGTCATGTTATGATTCACAAAAGATTTTTACAGAAAACACCATTCCTGCAAGATTATCTAACAAAAACagatataaaaaatttgtaatatatgaaGAACGAAATAGTTTGACATTTCATAATTCCAGTAGCAAAGACAAAGATTTTTTCTGCATAGAAAATGAATTCACAAATTTCACATACATCTATATTTAAAATTCTGAAGGTGTTAATTTGTGAACTGCAACAGGGTGATAGCGTCGGGGACGATTCCGGATCCAGGATCACTGAAGGCGAACGGCAAGACGTTGCTGGACGTGCCGGTGAAGGTTTCCCACAGCATACTGGTGAGCTTGGTGAGAGACATAGCTACAGATTGGGACATAGACTATGAACTGGAATTGCGCCTCATCATTGACCTTCCGGTGGTCGGAAACTTCACCATTCCCCTCTCCACCATGGGCGAGGTCAAGCTGCCAACGCTCTCTGACTGGTGGAACAGTGACTCTAAAGAGTAATTTAAGATGAGTACTAGTCAATGTCCAGCCCTACAAGTACCATTCTCACCCATCTATTAGCTGATGAATACAACTTATGCTCACTCTGTTTTAGAATTTCGGCATCTAATGTGCTTTTAAAATGGAATAATAGATGTGcttcaaaatgaaataattgtTCAACTGGATCTTTGATTTGGCTGCATGCATGCCAGCTTCTTTGAATTCAGGGTGTGTGTGTAGTGCAGAGCCCCCCAATGAAGTTGGGGGTTTGGGCGAAAAAGAGTCTTGTtgagagtattaattttttttaataaaaattaaataatacgtatttttatataaatattttatcattttattaaataaaaaaattaaaattcaatcacttacaaaatataataatcttttaacaataataaatttttaattaaaatataatgtttcagagataaaaaaaaaaaaaagccaaacaacttattaaaatatagaaaaataaaattaatttttcttgaaattctaaaaaattcagTGCGAacaaaaaaactatatattcCTAATTCTCTTatagaaagaacaaaacaaaatattaaactgatagtattaaaaaaaataaaatttaccaaaatgtgcaatttttcattttacaaaTATGTGTTGAACTATGTTCAcctttatgtaaaattattttttcttaccttttgagatacaaaattattgattaaatctctataatcaagtttatctaataaattattttaatagataatattttatgtaaagaaagaaaaattgagaaggaAAAGTGGGTTTTATGGAATATTCACATTATGGGATTTGGGAACAATAGGTAGCAacgataaaaaatttgaaaatggagaagggaaattaaaaagaattataatgttttgtatttaatttttttaataaaatatttattattaaaaaacaaatacatatatatattacaattttttaaaattaaggcCCTTCCAATTTTGGGGGCCTTATGCTGCCGCATATATGGCTTCACTGTTGAGCCAACCTTGATGTAGTGGTAAATAGTGTCGgtgttttgttgattttgtggTCTTACTTTTCTATATTATGTGGGTTAGTGTGCATGGATAGGAATAGATTAGTTGGCAACCCCACAACCCACTCCCTATCCCTTAAAAAAGTGTTCTTATTCACTTGGGATGATTGCTCTTGCATAGTTTTTGGTATTTGTGCCATCGATTATGTTAGGCGAGATAAATCACAAGTTAGACTTTTGACCATCACTACAAAAATTCTAacatttagtgatggaaaaattcgtcgctaaagcTTCAAGTGATGGACataaattcgtcgctaaaattgaTATCGCTAAATTTTTGTGACAGAacaatttagtgatggaattagcgatgaaatttttttcgtcATTCAATCAgcaacaaggaaaaaaaaaaaaaaaggcttgtGCACCCACCGTACAGCCTCGCCTTTACTCGCCACTTGGTGAGCCCACTAGTAGCCACATAACGGGGTTGGGAATTATTTTCCCAATGATCTTGCTTTTTCCAGGGATTGAACCCTGGACCTCCCAATCCCCAAAGCCTTACCCCCGCGCGCGTGATTTGTAAGTCTTCTTGATTTAttatacacataaaatatttttatagtatttttgtttaaacttttCATAATTACAATTGCAccccaaaatttttcaaacttattttcaaatattctatcactcattttgaatttaatttgtaatttgatgttttattaatttgtaaCTTAATAACGGAATATTTTgttactaattttaaatttaattaaaatttttataaattctacatttaactatgaaaatttttattatcaaatcagattttaaatttaatttaaatatattatgaatttcatattaaatttttataaatattttgttaaaggtTATTTTCAGTAACATTACTAAGTTTCTATATAAACTCTTGAATTATATAGCATGATATCAtctaattaatgattaaatttaaaacaagtgaaacgtATCATCTCAACATCGTGgatattaaaaattctatttgtatattattcaattaaaaagacGGGTATTAGCTAAAGGACAACATATTACTAaataatgaagatcaatatatttaaaaaatatatgcgTATATGAGGCAaatctagatttttatttatgtacttttatgttttctttgtataatcacttgaattttttgttatttaattacacttctttatttatatttttaagttaatttaatttttatatctatattttttaatcaatttaaccactttactttaatgtgtaaaaaataagaaagataaatacaactacatagatgtaatcaaaataatgaaaaatttaagttgtcacaaaaaaaaatatatttaattaaattgagtcaaaaatataaatttagttgctaaaatgtgaaattaaagtatgaatttcacattttataattttagttgctaattgttatatgtatttctcgcATCatcccgcatgggccagacttggtccgatagaccggcccaatcacccaaggctaagaaggcccggacgacctcgtcaaggaaggtccagcccccaccaaagatccggaactcgtaaagcgagcatatggcgagttcccggtaatcccccaacgagctcggagcaatcgactaacgagctcctgaaatatcctccagatcgctggaccatccaggtcgctcgcccaaaacctccagctcgcatgagtggcaaagctgctgagaagtcagaggtagggtccgatcactttatctgtaacagcccatgcccctcgtaatgaggatcccactcccggtcttgcgaaggggGTAAGAACTTTCTGttccccattatacaaacactgtatttttatatattatctagattgtaaaagcccttcaagataaatggaaatcaaagagaccatgaggggcaaaaAAAAAGACgaaagagaataatcagataccgccactctgggagaataatcagagggcggccgtggattaggcatcgttctggccgaaccacgtaaaaaattctggtgtacacgcttggaactttggggggaggggttttcttccttccttctcggtatttttggattgactcaccgcggcccaaaacgaatcacggtcggccgaaatcaaacgtcgacattttggcgctagaggaagggggcCGCtttgatcaatagccatggctagaggaaggcatactagaagttccgaggcggcggtcgacccacctgaaaatcaccacgaccgaccacgagacttaccaccaaatggaggacccgttgccccgacagccgatactcctttgccgccgcccgccggagacgctcccggcataccaccacgggtccctgtccagcctactgtccaaatcactgggacagggacgatccgggactagcaacagcgccaggaagcattggagaatacggtaatgcaactcgctgacgcggtcagaattctggcccaagctcaagcacgggctgtccacgacccaccggcgtcgcctcgcagggtccgccaaccgcgggaggagagacacccgcccgcggaagaagatatcggggataactatccgtccccaattcaccgttccccagtccgagaaagaagcaggcgatcgcaagcccagcaatcagtaggaccggactcaactgtggaagagctgtatcagagggtgcgacagctggaggaacaacaaggagtccgcagccagaataatggccgtggggataggacgccgttcgccagagaaattgagctcgaacccctgccccggaggtttaaggtcccgagcatgccacaatataatggggacagcgacccctatgattacctggatgcgtacaacgtgcaaatggatctacagacaaccagctcgctggctaaatgtcgcgccttcccaacaatcttaggagacatcccccgagcttggttcaggagccttccgcctcgtagcatcaacagctgggaggagtgccaacagaggttccttaaccaatacagggctctaaggaggcagcttgcgccaccttgccacctcgccaccgtattccagaaagcaaacgaaccattaagggattacatcgccaggttcaggcgcgaggtgagcaacgtcgaggatccctcggatgaaagtatcctaacggcgatctccgccggcctccgaaaagacggaaagctctacgagagcatctaccgaaccccggtcaaagacctgggggaattctatgaacgagcttccaaggaaatccgatgggaagacgccttcgggacgaagaagcccgtcgggtcgagagaagaagttgggggctccaaccagaataagagaaggcacaacggagacgccggaagagaagctcggggggagcgctcgagcaatgaagtgttcaagcgagctcggaaggcagagggagatgagcgacctcatagatcacagcgctttgacagctactgtgccctgtcagacccccaagaaaggatcttcgccatcgaaaagaacaaagaggaattcgggaagcccaacccgttaagaaccccaaacaaattccgaaacaaagaaaaattttgcgcgtaccacaacgaggcgggtcacaacacctcggaatgctgggccctaagggacgccatcgaagatctgataagaagaggtcgcttgaaagattacgtggtgcggccaactaatcaaccaagccagccgccggtacagcagcagcctcccaccgatGACGACCAAgcaccggctgtacgaaccatctacacgatccatggcgggccccacctcgctggttcctcccacaaatcccgcgacaaatacatacgagaggccaaccatgtcttgctagcgagatcgagcgaacagccggttcccgcgaagcagcctaggggtaacccaatcccagagaagatgtttttctcggaagaagacgccagagacgtccattggccgcacaacgacgcactcgttatacgagcccaggtcggcaattccgaagtgcggaggataatggtggacacgggcagctcggtaaatgtaatgtacagagcatgcttcgatcagatgggtttgggaccggaacagttgagTTCGTCCCCtgagccactctatgggttcacgggagacgcagtgattcccgtcggtcggatcagccttcccctcaccatcggggatgcgaaccgccaggccactactttggcagaattcctaataattgactgcccctcagcatacaacgtcgtactcggaaggccggcgatgaacgacctggatctagtgacctcaaccaggtcgcttacggtgaaattcccgacccccgacggtgtagggtgtgtacgaggcgagcagcacctcgcaagacgttgctatgaggacgccctgaaaatgggagcaaagggaaagaaagtaaatatcatcgcaaaagtcggcccgcgatcaaccggccgATGAGAGGACCTGGATCCACGAGAGGTTgactgcgaaaagcccaccggtcccatggaagagctcgaagatatcttagttggcgaggcagacgaggaaaggcacctcaagctaggcaagagtctagcccccgaggtaaaatcccaacttacagatttccttaaagctaaccttgatgtattcgcatggaaccacgaagatatggtgggaatcgccccagaagtcatgtcacacaggctcaacgtagatccaggctacaggccagcgcgccagaagaggaggccaatgactccggagcgttataccgctcttaaagaagaagtggacaaactcttggcgaataatttcatcaaggaagcccactatccggtctgggtggccaacccggtcctagtaaaaaagaaaaacgggaagtggaggacctgcatcgacttcaccgacctgaacaaggcctgtcctaaagacagctttcccctccccagaatcgatcagctcgtggatgtaacggctggtcaccgcctcctcagtttcatggatgcctattcaggctacaaccaaatccccatgaacccaACGGActaagagcacacctcgttcataaccgatcgggggctctattgttacaaggtcatgccctttggattgaagaatgctggcgcgacctaccagaggctggtcaatacgatgttcgaaacactgatcggaaaaaccatggaagtatacgttgacgacatgctggtaaaatccgagcaagtgacggaccacgtttccgatctaagagaaacgtttggagtcctcaggaaatatcggatgaagctcaacccgctcaagtgcggCTTCGGTGTAGCCtttggaaaatttcttgggtttatggtaaacaacagaggcattgaagccaacccagacaaaattaaggctctgctcgacatgaggtcgcctataagaaagaaggaggtgcaaagcctcaatggtcaggtcgcggctctgagccgtttcgtttcaaaggcaactgacaagtgtgccccgttcttcgagcttctaaaaaaggagaaagacttcagatgga
This window of the Diospyros lotus cultivar Yz01 chromosome 5, ASM1463336v1, whole genome shotgun sequence genome carries:
- the LOC127802678 gene encoding desiccation protectant protein Lea14 homolog: MADLVDKAKQFVAEKVANIPMPEATINDLDFKDIDRSGVTYAAKVDVNNPYIVPIPICEISFVLKSSGRVIASGTIPDPGSLKANGKTLLDVPVKVSHSILVSLVRDIATDWDIDYELELRLIIDLPVVGNFTIPLSTMGEVKLPTLSDWWNSDSKE